One window of the Salvia miltiorrhiza cultivar Shanhuang (shh) chromosome 6, IMPLAD_Smil_shh, whole genome shotgun sequence genome contains the following:
- the LOC130988677 gene encoding probable carbohydrate esterase At4g34215, which yields MALMIFFLVAFFLRASSSSACDKAIFLLAGQSNMAGRGGIFHNKWDGYTPPLCRASPRILRLNNQTAWEEAREPLHGNISFAPCPGSNAPAGIGPGMAFANTLLKRDPTIGTIGLVPCAVGMTGISDWRRGSCLYARLMSRARAALREGGALRGMLWYQGENDINVSTAGMYEDRLRTFFNDVRNDLSSPSLPIIQVALASPNISTNSGTRKIRSIQLHLKLPNLMCVDAKGLAVDDYQKLHLTTDAQVKLGSKMAHAFVKHFT from the exons ATGGCACTGATGATATTCTTCCTTGTAGCCTTCTTCCTTAGGGCTTCCTCTTCCTCAGCCTGTGACAAAGCAATATTCTTGCTGGCGGGGCAAAGCAATATGGCTGGCCGGGGTGGCATTTTCCATAATAAATGGGACGGATACACTCCTCCCCTCTGCCGAGCCAGTCCACGGATCCTCCGTCTCAACAACCAGACGGCATGGGAGGAGGCTCGTGAGCCTCTACACGGAAACATCTCCTTTGCGCCTTGCCCGGGCAGCAATGCTCCTGCGGGAATCGGGCCAGGGATGGCCTTCGCAAACACCCTCTTGAAGAGGGACCCCACTATTGGAACCATCGGCTTGGTTCCATGTGCAGTGGGAATGACTGGCATCTCCGACTGGAGACGCGGAAGCTGCCTCTACGCCCGCTTGATGAGTCGGGCTCGGGCGGCCTTGAGGGAAGGAGGAGCGCTCCGGGGGATGCTCTGGTACCAAGGGGAGAACGACATTAACGTGTCGACTGCCGGCATGTATGAGGATCGGTTGAGGACGTTCTTCAATGACGTCCGAAACGATCTCTCGTCTCCTTCGCTGCCAATCATCCAG GTGGCTTTGGCGTCCCCGAATATTTCTACTAATTCGGGGACGAGAAAAATAAGAAGCATCCAGTTGCACTTGAAGCTTCCAAACTTGATGTGCGTGGATGCCAAAGGTTTGGCAGTAGACGACTACCAGAAGCTGCACCTCACCACGGACGCTCAAGTGAAGCTGGGCTCAAAGATGGCGCATGCATTTGTCAAGCATTTTACCTAG
- the LOC130988678 gene encoding uncharacterized protein LOC130988678 isoform X2 has product MDSRRVGLKAQNCTSPTTIRPAGLRRYLPPPFLPPPPRFAASALHRSTQGSRANLAEKKVRVFVFLHIAAPIFLLLFAFSFFFRDLLTVV; this is encoded by the exons ATGGATTCTCGCCGCGTCGGGTTGAAAGCTCAAAACTGCACTTCTCCCACCACGATTCGCCCCGCCGGCCTCCGCCGTTATCTGCCACCTCCCTTTCTCCCTCCCCCACCGCGATTCGCAGCGTCGGCCCTGCATCGATCTACCCAAG GGAGCAGAGCAAACCTTGCAGAAAAGAAGGTCCGAGTTTTT GTATTTCTTCATATTGCAGCACCAATATTTCTCCTTCTTTttgccttttctttttttttccggGATTTGCTGACCGTAGTTTAG
- the LOC130988678 gene encoding uncharacterized protein LOC130988678 isoform X1: MTIASRFNHGFSPRRVESSKLHFSHHDSPRRPPPLSATSLSPSPTAIRSVGPASIYPRLGRLSILHPVSDLRVFRNKRLIEGAEQTLQKRRSEFLYFFILQHQYFSFFLPFLFFSGIC; the protein is encoded by the exons ATGACTATTGCTTCGCGATTCAACCATGGATTCTCGCCGCGTCGGGTTGAAAGCTCAAAACTGCACTTCTCCCACCACGATTCGCCCCGCCGGCCTCCGCCGTTATCTGCCACCTCCCTTTCTCCCTCCCCCACCGCGATTCGCAGCGTCGGCCCTGCATCGATCTACCCAAG ACTCGGTCGGCTGTCAATTCTGCACCCCGTATCTGATCTAAGAGTTTTCCGGAACAAGCGTTTGATTGAG GGAGCAGAGCAAACCTTGCAGAAAAGAAGGTCCGAGTTTTT GTATTTCTTCATATTGCAGCACCAATATTTCTCCTTCTTTttgccttttctttttttttccggGATTTGCTGA